A single genomic interval of Aureliella helgolandensis harbors:
- the recJ gene encoding single-stranded-DNA-specific exonuclease RecJ yields the protein MTVEPESKLSGPPSSATAVARPSEKIWKFPPHDVDTVNLLAERCGVSPIVAQLLLKRGITSNAEIRAFLHSKLTDLRPPEELPGLPAAVERIMRAVHEAEEIVVYGDYDADGMTSTAILYRCLKLLGAKVSYHLPNRMEEGYGLHVDSIEKLAARGKQLVITVDCGIASLEPARRAKELGLSLVITDHHRYGDELPIADAIVHPALPGTNYPFTGLCGAGVAFKLAWALCQSHTGSPRVSEHLRDFLLQAVGLAAIGTVADVVPLLDENRIIVRNGLKTIHNSPSVGLRKLMQVTKIDQKSELGSEDIGFTLAPRLNAAGRLGQAQLGVELLITEDEARAEALANYIEELNENRNKLQRSIQLAASKQLKEIHSPEDDPAFVLAAPNWHPGIIGIVAGRLAEKYNKPVVIIALDNLGVKPAMGSARSPNGVNLHEALQQCQELLISGGGHAAAAGLKIEEANVAAFRSAFLEAVSEQGEAAGARPELSFDAEATFSHLDLATVSQIEQMGPFGMGNPRPVFCALGVALVEPPKPLGTTGRHLSVQLVQYDKKMRAVSFGTADEWLAELEQVQAPIDLAFRPVINEFRGFRKVEIHMVDWRGQGANQ from the coding sequence ATGACTGTCGAACCAGAATCGAAGCTGAGCGGCCCCCCGAGCTCAGCGACTGCCGTCGCGCGGCCCTCGGAAAAAATTTGGAAGTTTCCACCGCACGATGTGGATACCGTCAACCTTTTGGCGGAGCGCTGCGGTGTCTCGCCCATCGTTGCCCAATTGCTGCTGAAGCGGGGAATCACCTCGAATGCGGAGATCCGCGCCTTTCTTCACTCCAAACTCACCGACCTGCGGCCCCCCGAGGAGTTGCCGGGCTTGCCAGCAGCAGTAGAACGCATCATGCGGGCAGTCCATGAAGCTGAAGAGATCGTGGTATACGGTGACTACGACGCAGACGGCATGACCTCTACGGCCATACTCTACCGCTGCCTAAAACTGCTGGGAGCTAAAGTTTCCTACCATCTTCCCAATCGGATGGAAGAGGGTTACGGCCTGCATGTAGATTCCATTGAAAAGCTAGCAGCCCGTGGCAAGCAATTGGTAATCACGGTCGATTGTGGAATTGCCAGTCTGGAGCCAGCACGTCGGGCCAAGGAGCTCGGACTGTCCCTGGTGATTACCGACCACCATCGTTACGGCGATGAATTGCCTATTGCAGACGCCATCGTCCACCCGGCCCTGCCCGGCACGAACTATCCATTCACCGGACTGTGTGGTGCTGGGGTAGCCTTCAAGTTGGCATGGGCCTTGTGTCAAAGCCATACTGGTTCTCCGCGAGTCTCGGAGCACCTGCGCGACTTCCTCCTCCAGGCGGTCGGCTTGGCAGCGATTGGTACGGTGGCCGATGTCGTCCCGCTGCTCGATGAAAACAGGATCATCGTTCGCAATGGGCTTAAAACGATCCACAATTCCCCATCGGTCGGTTTGCGGAAGCTGATGCAAGTCACCAAGATTGATCAGAAATCAGAGCTCGGCTCCGAGGACATCGGCTTCACACTCGCGCCGCGACTGAATGCGGCCGGCCGTCTGGGGCAAGCTCAATTGGGAGTCGAGTTACTGATCACCGAAGATGAGGCGCGAGCCGAAGCGCTGGCCAACTACATTGAAGAGCTGAACGAGAATCGCAATAAGTTGCAACGCAGCATCCAGCTCGCCGCATCCAAGCAACTCAAGGAGATCCACTCTCCCGAAGACGATCCGGCCTTTGTATTGGCCGCTCCCAACTGGCATCCGGGAATCATTGGGATTGTGGCTGGTAGGCTGGCCGAAAAGTACAACAAACCGGTGGTCATCATCGCCTTGGACAACTTGGGGGTTAAACCTGCCATGGGTTCGGCGCGAAGCCCCAATGGTGTCAACCTGCACGAAGCGTTGCAACAGTGCCAGGAGCTATTGATCTCCGGTGGTGGGCATGCAGCGGCGGCGGGATTGAAGATTGAAGAAGCCAATGTAGCGGCGTTCCGGTCCGCCTTTTTGGAAGCGGTATCGGAACAGGGGGAAGCCGCCGGAGCACGGCCAGAACTGTCTTTTGACGCCGAAGCGACTTTTAGCCATCTCGACCTTGCCACCGTCAGCCAAATTGAGCAGATGGGGCCCTTTGGCATGGGCAATCCCCGACCGGTTTTCTGCGCACTGGGGGTAGCCTTGGTCGAACCACCCAAACCGCTGGGAACCACGGGCCGCCACCTGAGTGTCCAGCTCGTTCAATACGACAAAAAAATGCGGGCGGTCTCGTTTGGAACCGCCGACGAGTGGCTCGCAGAACTGGAGCAAGTTCAAGCGCCCATCGATCTCGCATTTCGTCCCGTAATCAATGAATTCCGTGGATTTCGCAAAGTTGAAATCCATATGGTGGATTGGCGTGGGCAGGGAGCCAACCAATAA
- a CDS encoding M28 family peptidase: MTMKLSLLPVYLLGVSLFFPTRGWAEAPPQLVDLSPNEYAALERISVNAVAGTISFLAADELEGRGTPSRGLKIATAYAASRLRAAGATGLGPAGSFYLESSLEVVHTSSHGLTVRGQDGAGFRSSLIDGRDASLEFQGEVPRANTKTAAQQRYAGPVLLPVGEEDQTWPPPTPWLRREANRLQQQGATAILLEASSNSTFWNLATTRQQTVRVDRSRDRYALPIVVVEVGSLTDNHLLELSIPANIVESTTVRNVAGIIRGSDSVLADEAVLFTAHIDHLGLTASGEDRVYNGADDDATGVTAVLGLADAYGSLETAPRRSVIFTLFWGEELGLLGSKQFAQAPPWPLDKIIANINIEMIGRPEAEAENKMWMTGWEASDLGELMNAGSRRLAVETFQHPSYSARLYRASDNFSFVQQGVIAHSFSAGSLHDDYHQPSDEWEKLNLPHMTQVMRGLFAGSLPLAQGEVTPSKR; the protein is encoded by the coding sequence ATGACGATGAAACTCTCTCTCCTGCCAGTCTACCTACTGGGTGTCTCCTTATTCTTCCCCACACGTGGGTGGGCGGAAGCGCCGCCGCAACTTGTCGACCTATCTCCCAACGAATACGCAGCCCTCGAACGAATCTCGGTAAACGCGGTGGCAGGCACCATTTCCTTCCTAGCTGCGGATGAACTTGAGGGTAGGGGGACTCCCTCTCGGGGGCTTAAAATTGCGACCGCCTATGCAGCCAGTCGATTGCGTGCAGCAGGTGCGACAGGTCTGGGGCCCGCTGGCAGTTTCTATCTGGAGTCCTCTCTAGAAGTGGTGCACACCTCGAGCCATGGACTGACAGTGCGCGGCCAGGATGGAGCCGGTTTCCGCAGCAGCTTGATCGATGGGCGCGATGCTTCCTTGGAATTCCAAGGGGAAGTCCCTCGCGCTAATACTAAAACTGCAGCCCAGCAGCGATATGCGGGTCCAGTCTTGCTGCCTGTCGGCGAAGAGGATCAAACTTGGCCTCCCCCCACGCCTTGGCTTCGCCGTGAAGCCAACCGACTTCAACAACAAGGTGCAACAGCAATCTTGCTCGAAGCCTCCTCCAACAGCACCTTTTGGAACTTGGCCACCACGCGGCAACAGACGGTGCGCGTCGATCGCTCACGAGATCGCTACGCACTGCCCATCGTGGTAGTGGAAGTAGGGAGCCTAACGGACAATCACCTTTTAGAGCTAAGCATTCCAGCGAACATCGTCGAATCGACCACGGTGCGCAACGTGGCTGGGATCATCCGCGGCAGCGACTCCGTTTTGGCGGACGAAGCGGTGTTGTTTACCGCGCATATCGACCACTTGGGATTAACCGCGTCGGGTGAGGATCGCGTCTACAACGGAGCCGACGATGACGCTACCGGAGTAACCGCCGTCCTGGGCTTAGCCGACGCCTACGGTAGCCTCGAAACGGCTCCGCGGCGTTCGGTGATCTTCACGCTCTTCTGGGGCGAAGAACTCGGTCTGCTCGGCTCGAAGCAATTTGCTCAAGCACCTCCTTGGCCCTTGGATAAAATCATAGCCAACATCAATATTGAAATGATTGGACGCCCTGAAGCGGAAGCAGAAAACAAAATGTGGATGACTGGCTGGGAGGCGTCGGACTTAGGCGAGTTGATGAATGCTGGTTCACGGCGACTGGCTGTCGAAACCTTCCAGCACCCGAGCTACAGCGCGCGTCTGTATCGCGCAAGTGACAATTTTTCCTTTGTGCAACAAGGAGTTATCGCCCATAGCTTTTCGGCCGGGTCACTGCATGACGACTACCACCAACCGAGCGATGAATGGGAAAAACTGAACCTACCGCACATGACCCAAGTGATGCGGGGCTTGTTTGCCGGTTCGCTCCCCCTTGCTCAAGGAGAGGTCACGCCGAGCAAGCGGTAG
- a CDS encoding FAD-dependent oxidoreductase: MKFPTRLLCLICFLLFQEYAAAQSRILEADVCVYGGTSGGVVAAVQAARMGKSVVIAEPGRHLGGMTSGGLSAVDIGDPRSVGGIAREYFTRLAATVGVELAWDTEFKGKGGGPATGGAYAIEPHKAERLFNQMADEAGIQVRYEARLASVNKEGARITELLMEDGTAVHAKMFIDATYEGDLMAQAEVSYTLQREGNAKYGEKLNGIHYAEKYKPRTKHLKPGPHGRVPGGQGVWDRDFPLDPYVVPKDPSSGLLPLVQLGAPGSEGEPAPGVQAYCYRLCLTTNPDNQIPIAPPSSYEPQRYELVARFIEACLAIDDDMDLRWFSKYDPLPNDKWDFNTATFGGNLPGGSHAWPEASYSEREAIAKVHEDYHRGLLHFLRTDPRVPEKVRNEVKRFGLPRDEFIDNGGWPHQIYVREGRRMVSDFVMTEHHTFGRKAAPKPISLGSYGTDVHEIRRVVKEGVVTREGKIASGRGNAPPYAIGYDALVPKANECTNLLVTFALSASHTAFASIRMEPVFMCSSQSAATAACLAIERETQVQQVDYPSLQSRLLMDGQVLEWPVQAQGPQAATGVSTIDLSRDTKRHVIVAQGTEEEYQGHPTTLLLPNGETMLATWTIGHGGVCGPLKRSDDGGKTWSELLPVPDSWRQVRNCPALYRLTDPQGRTRLFVFAGQGPDGSMYQSVSDDNGLSWSSMTSNGLECVMPFCTIVPVEDGAKLIGLTNARRPGETQDPKSNVIVQSESSDGGVSWSPWRILVDLGDLKPCEPEVIRSPNGQQLLCLMRENVRTEAGHFMTSDDEGRTWSTVRDLPSGLQGDRHKARYAPDGRLVVVFRDMGRNSPTKNHFVAWVGQYQDIFGGRAGAYKVKLLHSYKGSDCGYPGLELLPSGEFVATTYVKYRAGSEKNSVISTRFSLAEIDAIAGGAGSRAE; encoded by the coding sequence ATGAAATTTCCTACCCGCCTGCTGTGCTTGATTTGCTTTTTGCTATTCCAGGAATATGCAGCCGCGCAGTCGAGGATTCTCGAAGCGGATGTTTGTGTTTATGGCGGAACAAGCGGTGGAGTTGTCGCGGCGGTGCAAGCGGCACGGATGGGCAAATCGGTCGTTATCGCCGAACCAGGACGACACCTTGGCGGCATGACTTCAGGTGGGCTGAGTGCTGTCGACATCGGTGATCCAAGGTCGGTGGGGGGCATTGCGCGCGAGTATTTTACGAGATTGGCCGCGACGGTTGGGGTCGAATTGGCGTGGGACACTGAATTCAAGGGGAAAGGGGGTGGGCCAGCCACTGGCGGAGCTTACGCAATTGAACCCCACAAAGCCGAGAGATTGTTCAACCAAATGGCGGACGAGGCCGGCATTCAAGTGCGGTACGAGGCGCGTCTGGCTTCGGTGAACAAGGAGGGCGCGCGCATCACTGAACTCCTCATGGAGGATGGTACGGCAGTGCATGCGAAAATGTTTATCGACGCAACCTATGAAGGCGATTTGATGGCGCAGGCGGAGGTTTCCTACACTCTCCAACGCGAAGGAAATGCGAAGTATGGCGAGAAGCTCAACGGTATTCACTATGCGGAGAAGTACAAGCCGCGCACCAAACATCTCAAGCCTGGGCCCCATGGACGCGTACCGGGAGGGCAAGGCGTGTGGGACCGAGATTTCCCGCTTGATCCCTACGTTGTCCCCAAGGATCCAAGCAGTGGCTTGCTGCCATTGGTTCAATTGGGTGCACCAGGGAGTGAGGGGGAGCCAGCTCCAGGCGTGCAGGCCTATTGCTATCGTCTGTGCCTGACCACGAATCCGGACAATCAAATTCCCATCGCGCCGCCAAGCAGCTATGAACCGCAGCGGTACGAGCTTGTGGCAAGGTTTATCGAGGCCTGTTTGGCGATCGATGATGACATGGACCTGCGCTGGTTTTCAAAATACGATCCCTTGCCGAACGACAAGTGGGACTTCAACACCGCCACCTTTGGCGGCAATCTGCCAGGCGGCAGTCACGCCTGGCCCGAAGCCTCCTATTCCGAAAGGGAGGCAATTGCAAAAGTGCACGAAGATTATCACCGGGGCTTGCTCCATTTTCTTCGAACGGATCCAAGAGTGCCAGAGAAGGTTCGCAATGAGGTTAAGCGGTTTGGACTGCCTCGGGATGAGTTCATCGACAACGGTGGTTGGCCGCACCAGATTTACGTCCGAGAGGGAAGGCGGATGGTGAGCGACTTCGTGATGACGGAACACCATACCTTTGGTCGAAAGGCGGCACCGAAACCGATTTCTCTGGGCAGTTACGGGACCGACGTGCATGAGATTCGACGGGTCGTCAAAGAGGGGGTGGTTACTCGAGAGGGGAAGATCGCCAGTGGACGTGGCAATGCGCCACCTTATGCAATTGGCTACGACGCACTGGTGCCGAAGGCCAATGAGTGCACCAACCTGCTGGTGACGTTTGCCTTGAGCGCTTCCCATACTGCCTTCGCGAGTATTCGCATGGAGCCCGTCTTCATGTGCTCCAGCCAGAGCGCTGCCACCGCGGCATGTCTGGCCATCGAGCGTGAGACCCAGGTGCAGCAGGTGGACTACCCATCACTACAGTCGCGGCTCTTGATGGATGGGCAAGTACTGGAGTGGCCGGTGCAAGCTCAGGGTCCGCAGGCTGCAACAGGGGTGTCGACGATCGATCTCTCTCGGGATACGAAACGGCATGTGATCGTCGCACAGGGGACAGAGGAGGAGTATCAGGGGCATCCGACCACGTTGCTGTTGCCCAATGGCGAAACGATGCTAGCGACGTGGACAATCGGGCATGGCGGCGTTTGCGGGCCACTAAAACGCAGTGATGATGGAGGGAAAACTTGGAGTGAGCTCTTGCCTGTCCCGGACAGTTGGCGGCAGGTGAGGAATTGCCCAGCCCTCTACCGCTTGACCGATCCGCAGGGACGCACGCGTCTGTTTGTCTTTGCTGGGCAAGGGCCAGATGGCAGCATGTATCAGTCGGTCTCGGATGACAACGGGCTGTCGTGGTCTTCAATGACCAGTAATGGTTTGGAGTGCGTGATGCCGTTCTGTACCATTGTCCCGGTTGAAGACGGTGCGAAGCTGATTGGCCTTACCAATGCGCGGCGACCTGGAGAGACGCAGGATCCCAAGTCCAATGTGATCGTCCAGAGCGAATCTAGCGACGGCGGTGTGTCGTGGAGTCCATGGCGCATCCTGGTCGATCTGGGGGATCTCAAACCTTGCGAACCCGAAGTCATCCGCTCACCCAATGGCCAGCAATTGCTCTGCCTAATGCGCGAGAATGTGCGGACTGAGGCGGGGCACTTTATGACGAGTGACGATGAGGGGCGGACTTGGTCGACTGTCCGAGATCTTCCCTCGGGGTTGCAGGGAGATCGCCACAAAGCTCGCTACGCACCCGATGGACGGTTGGTGGTCGTGTTCCGTGATATGGGACGCAACAGCCCCACGAAAAACCATTTTGTAGCCTGGGTGGGACAGTATCAGGATATCTTCGGCGGGCGAGCGGGCGCATACAAAGTCAAACTCTTGCACAGTTATAAAGGGAGCGACTGCGGATACCCTGGACTCGAATTGCTCCCCAGCGGCGAATTCGTGGCCACGACCTACGTCAAGTATCGTGCTGGCTCGGAGAAAAACTCCGTGATCAGTACTCGTTTTTCGCTTGCAGAGATTGACGCGATTGCTGGCGGCGCGGGAAGTCGGGCGGAATGA